A window of Trueperaceae bacterium genomic DNA:
CTCCGGCGCGTCCGGCTCCCAAGCGGCGTCCGCCGCGGGCGACGACCTCGCCCTCGCCGAGCAGCCGCGCCTCGGGGCCACGGACGCCCCCGTCGAGGTGGTCGTCTTCGAGGACTTCCTCTGTCCGCACTGCGGCACGTTCGTCGAGAACGTCGCGCCGCGCCTGAAGCGCGACTACGTCGACGGCGGCGACGTGGCGTACTACATGAAGAACTTCGTCGTGATGGGGCCCGAATCCGAGCGCGTCGCGCAGGTCGGCGAGTGCGTCGCGGAGCAGGGCGACGACGCCTTCTGGCGCTTCGAGGAGGTCGCCTTCCGGGCGCAGGACACGCTGAACGAGGCGAACGCCGTCGCGCTCGCCGAGCGCTACGTCGACGACCTCGACGCCGACGACCTGCAGGCGTGCATCGCCAGCGGACGCGGCCTCGAGGCGGTGAAGGCGGACGGCGAACGCGCCGACGCGCTCGGGCTACGCGGGACCCCGTCGGTCGTCGTGAACGGCGCCTTCGTGCCGGCCGCCAACTACGACGACGTGACCGCCGCCATCGACGACGCGCTCGCCGACGCGCGGTGACGCAGAGCCCTCCCGAGGGGTCCCCGCCCGACGCGGTCCAGGACCTCGCGCTGTACGGCGCCTGGGTGGTGGCGATCGCCGCGACCCTCGGGAGCCTGTACTACAGCGAGGTCCGCCAGTTCGTTCCCTGCACGTTGTGTTGGTACCAACGTATCCTCATGTACCCGCTCGTGTGGCTGCTGGGCCTCGCCGCCTGGCGCCGCGACCCGCGCGTCGTCGGGTACGCCCTCCCCCTCGCGGGGCTCGGCGCGGTCGTGGCGGCGTTCCACGTCGCGGAGCAGAAGATCCCCGGGTTCGGGGGGATCGGGGCCTGCAACGCCGGCGTCCCGTGCAGCGCGGCGTACGTCGAGTACGCCGGGTTCGTCACGATCCCGGTGATGGCGTTCGCCGCGTTCGCCCTGATCGGGGTCGCGTTGGGCGTCGTCGTGATGCGCCGCCGCTGAAGCCGCCCGCCGCGGCTGCTACACTCGCAAGCGAAGGGATGGAGCGGTGAGCGACGCACCACGGCCCGACGGCGACGACGCCCCCCGGCGCGAGGCTCCGCCCGCGATCGGGATCACCCGCATGTGCCTCAAGAGCGGCGGCGTGCAGGTGCCGCACGTCCTCGCCGGCCGCCTGCCGGAGGGCGAGGTGGCGGCGTACGACGCCGACGCCGACGCCCCCCTCACGCTGTACGCCGAGCCCCCCCGCCGCCTCGAGGGGCTGGAGGCGTACTTCGAACGGCACGACGT
This region includes:
- a CDS encoding thioredoxin domain-containing protein is translated as MNRRILILVTLAAAVAVAGFVWFVPSGASGSQAASAAGDDLALAEQPRLGATDAPVEVVVFEDFLCPHCGTFVENVAPRLKRDYVDGGDVAYYMKNFVVMGPESERVAQVGECVAEQGDDAFWRFEEVAFRAQDTLNEANAVALAERYVDDLDADDLQACIASGRGLEAVKADGERADALGLRGTPSVVVNGAFVPAANYDDVTAAIDDALADAR
- a CDS encoding disulfide oxidoreductase: MTQSPPEGSPPDAVQDLALYGAWVVAIAATLGSLYYSEVRQFVPCTLCWYQRILMYPLVWLLGLAAWRRDPRVVGYALPLAGLGAVVAAFHVAEQKIPGFGGIGACNAGVPCSAAYVEYAGFVTIPVMAFAAFALIGVALGVVVMRRR